The Nocardioides sp. S5 genome includes a window with the following:
- a CDS encoding excinuclease ABC subunit UvrA, whose amino-acid sequence MSTTHPADDHDLIRVEGARENNLKDVTVELPKRRLTVFTGISGSGKSSLVFATIAAESQRLINETYSAFVQGFMPSLARPDVDHLEGLTTAIIVDQERMGANPRSTVGTATDANAMLRILFSRLGHPYVGPPTAYSFNVPTRKASGMMTTEKGGRTERKVAKQEVYLGGMCPRCEGMGKVNDIDLTALYDADKSLADGALTVPGYSMDGWYGRLFEGMGLPMDKPIRSFTKKQLETMLWSEPTKIKVEGVNLTFNGIIPQIQKSMLSKDPEAMQPHVRRFVDRAVTFQTCPDCEGTRLTPEARRSKIGGKSIADLCEMQISDLAEWVRALDEPSVTPLLKGLQHLLDSFSEIGLGYLSLDRPAGTLSGGEAQRTKMIRHLGSSLTDVTYVFDEPTIGLHPHDIERMNNLLLQLRDKGNTVLVVEHKPETIAIADHVVDIGPAAGAAGGAICFEGDVDGLRRSDTVTGRHLDDRARLKESVREATAVMEVRGASTHNLRDVDVDVPLGVLTVVTGVAGSGKSSLIHGSLAGRDEVIVIDQGAIKGSRRSNPATYTGLLEPIRKAFAKANGVKPALFSANSEGACATCNGAGVIFTELGPMATVESPCEECEGRRFRAEVLEHTLGGQDIAEVHEMSVVAALEHFSEGEARIPAAVKILERLADVGLGYVTLGQPLTTLSGGERQRLKLATQMGEKGDVYILDEPTTGLHLADVANLLGLLDRLVDSGKSVIVIEHHQAVMAHADWIIDLGPGAGHDGGTIVFEGPPSEMVAARMPTLTGKHLAAYVGA is encoded by the coding sequence ATGAGCACCACGCACCCGGCCGACGACCACGACCTGATCCGGGTCGAGGGAGCGCGCGAGAACAACCTCAAGGACGTCACCGTCGAGCTGCCCAAGCGTCGCCTGACGGTCTTCACCGGCATCTCCGGCTCGGGCAAGAGCTCGCTCGTCTTCGCCACGATCGCTGCGGAGTCGCAGCGGCTGATCAACGAGACCTACAGCGCCTTCGTGCAGGGCTTCATGCCGTCCCTGGCCCGGCCGGACGTCGACCACCTCGAGGGCCTGACGACCGCGATCATCGTCGACCAGGAGCGGATGGGCGCCAACCCTCGATCGACCGTCGGCACCGCGACCGACGCCAACGCGATGCTGCGGATCCTCTTCAGCCGGCTCGGCCACCCCTACGTCGGCCCGCCGACGGCGTACTCCTTCAACGTCCCGACCCGCAAGGCGAGCGGGATGATGACCACGGAGAAGGGTGGGCGAACCGAGCGCAAGGTCGCCAAGCAGGAGGTCTACCTCGGCGGCATGTGCCCGCGCTGCGAGGGCATGGGCAAGGTCAACGACATCGACCTGACCGCGCTCTACGACGCCGACAAGTCGCTCGCCGACGGGGCGCTCACCGTGCCGGGCTACTCGATGGACGGGTGGTACGGCCGGCTCTTCGAGGGCATGGGCCTGCCGATGGACAAGCCGATCAGGTCCTTCACGAAGAAGCAGCTCGAGACGATGCTGTGGTCGGAGCCGACCAAGATCAAGGTCGAGGGCGTCAACCTCACCTTCAACGGCATCATCCCGCAGATCCAGAAGTCGATGCTGTCCAAGGACCCCGAGGCCATGCAGCCGCACGTACGCCGCTTCGTGGACCGCGCGGTGACCTTCCAGACCTGCCCGGACTGCGAGGGCACGCGGCTCACCCCCGAGGCGCGGCGATCGAAGATCGGCGGGAAGTCGATCGCGGACCTGTGCGAGATGCAGATCAGCGACCTCGCCGAGTGGGTCCGCGCGCTCGACGAGCCGTCGGTCACCCCGCTGCTCAAGGGCCTGCAGCACCTGCTCGACTCCTTCTCCGAGATCGGCCTGGGCTACCTCTCGCTCGACCGCCCGGCCGGCACGCTGTCGGGCGGCGAGGCGCAGCGCACGAAGATGATCCGGCACCTCGGCTCCTCGCTCACCGACGTCACCTACGTCTTCGACGAGCCCACCATCGGCCTGCACCCGCACGACATCGAGCGGATGAACAACCTCCTGCTCCAGCTGCGCGACAAGGGCAACACCGTGCTCGTGGTGGAGCACAAGCCCGAGACCATCGCGATCGCCGACCACGTCGTCGACATCGGGCCGGCCGCGGGCGCTGCCGGAGGGGCGATCTGCTTCGAGGGCGACGTGGACGGGCTGCGCCGCAGCGACACCGTCACCGGCCGGCACCTCGACGACCGGGCCCGGCTCAAGGAGTCCGTCCGCGAGGCGACCGCGGTGATGGAGGTCCGGGGCGCCTCGACGCACAACCTCCGCGACGTCGACGTCGACGTGCCCCTGGGCGTGCTGACCGTCGTCACGGGGGTGGCCGGGTCCGGGAAGAGCTCACTGATCCACGGCTCGCTGGCCGGCCGCGACGAGGTCATCGTGATCGACCAGGGCGCCATCAAGGGCTCGCGACGCAGCAACCCGGCGACGTACACCGGTCTTCTCGAGCCCATCCGCAAGGCCTTCGCCAAGGCCAACGGCGTGAAGCCGGCGCTCTTCAGCGCCAACTCCGAGGGAGCCTGCGCGACCTGCAACGGCGCGGGCGTGATCTTCACCGAGCTCGGTCCGATGGCGACGGTCGAGTCGCCGTGCGAGGAGTGCGAGGGCCGGCGGTTCCGCGCCGAGGTGCTCGAGCACACGCTCGGCGGCCAGGACATCGCCGAGGTGCACGAGATGTCGGTGGTCGCCGCGCTGGAGCACTTCAGCGAGGGGGAGGCGAGGATCCCGGCCGCGGTGAAGATCCTCGAACGCCTCGCCGACGTCGGGCTGGGCTACGTCACGCTCGGCCAGCCGTTGACGACGCTGTCGGGCGGCGAGCGCCAGCGGCTGAAGCTCGCCACGCAGATGGGGGAGAAGGGCGACGTCTACATCCTCGACGAGCCGACCACCGGACTCCACCTCGCCGACGTGGCCAACCTGCTCGGCCTGCTGGACCGCCTCGTCGACTCCGGGAAGTCCGTCATCGTCATCGAGCACCACCAGGCCGTGATGGCCCACGCCGACTGGATCATCGACCTCGGCCCGGGCGCCGGGCACGACGGCGGCACCATCGTCTTCGAGGGACCGCCCTCCGAGATGGTGGCGGCTCGGATGCCGACCCTGACCGGCAAGCACCTCGCGGCGTACGTCGGCGCGTGA